The Lycium barbarum isolate Lr01 chromosome 10, ASM1917538v2, whole genome shotgun sequence genome includes a region encoding these proteins:
- the LOC132615437 gene encoding uncharacterized protein LOC132615437 isoform X1 has product MVIRMAAENHVFISWEEHFISQEKGHRIVHYYLKDFSGEKILAVVGTERSIRHMRYVVSEDYLDAFGQTSTINSETKWQAKRDVVEWLTFLISKRHRSSANSNPSTSERRSASMAGLPNKGELPSKSKTEKSDISWSGTAWTCSGKLKHYPSFCRNGTTITVNSFAMVMGEGESHYLGYLEDFYENKKGQKKVKVQWFQHFQEVQCAIPQLEGHPREVFSTSHVQVIYAECIDGPATVLTPRDYEKYISLIPENLSSGLYMCFREFRNNKVIPFSLSKLDGYYNQTIFTMLCSRQKSKGHKFHEVKDLNREVPSRQGPSRSRSAREDPKLERQIKKAEPTCPKLKIKLPSRVPVGIQLVEPQCKRSFEVGDKLEVLSQDSGMRGCWFRCKVIQVSQKRLKIQYDDILDCDGPNKLEEWVPSSKVAASDKLGMRCIGRRTVRPRPPEGSPDHSFEVGAAVDAWWSDGWWEGVVAGFNDRRSGHLQVYFPGENRLLEIERKNVRISRDWIDDKWMEVEGKKDINMASTSKNSMNKEDTDVLNLKKRWCTDFLQGKKS; this is encoded by the exons ATGGTCATCAG GATGGCCGCAGAGAATCATGTATTTATTTCGTGGGAGGAGCACTTTATTTCTCAGGAGAAAGGCCATCGCATTGTGCACTACTACTTGAAGGATTTCTCGGGGGAGAAGATCCTTGCTGTGGTGGGTACTGAAAGAAGTATAAGGCACATGAGGTATGTTGTCTCAGAGGATTATTTGGATGCTTTCGGGCAGACAAGTACCATAAATTCTGAAACAAAGTGGCAGGCAAAACGAGACGTAGTGGAATGGCTGACGTTTTTGATCTCAAAGCGTCACCGATCATCAGCTAATTCAA ATCCCTCGACAAGTGAAAGGAGAAGTGCTTCAATGGCTGGTTTACCTAATAAG GGCGAGCTTCCTAGCAAATCGAAAACAGAGAAATCAGATATTTCATGGTCAGGTACTGCTTGGACCTGCTCTGGCAAACTTAAGCATTATCCTTCTTTTTGCCGAAATGGAACTACAATAACT GTTAATTCCTTTGCTATGGTCATGGGCGAAGGAGAAAGTCACTACCTAGGTTACTTGGAAGATTTCTATGAGAACAAGAAGGGACAGAAAAAAGTTAAAGTACAGTGGTTTCAACATTTTCAGGAAGTCCAGTGTGCAATTCCTCAGCTTGAGGGGCACCCTAGAGAAGTGTTTAGCACGTCTCATGTTCAGGTGATCTATGCTGAGTGTATCGATGGTCCTGCTACTGTTTTGACTCCTAGAGATTACGAGAAATATATCTCTCTTATCCCAGAAAATTTGTCTTCTGGTCTCTATATGTGCTTTAGGGAATTCAGAAACAACAAGGTCATTCCATTCTCTCTGAGTAAACTGGATGGGTACTATAATCAAACGATATTTACCATGTTATGCAGTCGACAAAAGTCAAAGGGTCATAAGTTTCATGAAGTAAAAGATTTAAATCGTGAAGTTCCTTCAAGGCAAGGGCCTAGTAGGAGTAGAAGTGCCAGGGAGGATCCAAAACTGGAGAGGCAGATAAAAAAAGCCGAACCAACTTGcccaaaattaaaaataaaattgccAAGCAGAGTACCGGTTGGAATTCAGCTTGTTGAGCCTCAATGTAAGCGGTCTTTTGAAGTTGGTGACAAGTTAGAGGTTCTTAGCCAGGATAGTGGCATGAGAGGCTGCTGGTTCAGGTGTAAGGTCATACAGGTATCACAAAAACGTCTGAAAATTCAGTACGATGACATACTGGACTGTGATGGTCCTAATAAGCTCGAG GAATGGGTTCCTTCCTCCAAAGTTGCAGCCTCTGATAAATTGGGCATGAGATGCATAGGACGCCGCACGGTTCGGCCCCGGCCTCCGGAGGGTTCTCCTGACCATTCTTTTGAAGTAGGAGCTGCAGTTGATGCTTGGTGGTCGGACGGGTGGTGGGAAGGTGTTGTTGCTGGTTTTAATGACCGTCGAAGCGGTCATCTTCAGGTTTACTTCCCTG GTGAGAACAGATTGTTGGAAATTGAAAGGAAGAACGTGAGGATTTCAAGAGATTGGATAGATGACAAATGGATGGAAGTTGAGGGAAAGAAAGACATAAACATGGCATCGACTTCAAAAAACTCGATGAACAAGGAAGATACCGATGTGCTTAATCTGAAAAAGCGATGGTGTACTGATTTTCTTCAAGGTAAGAAGAGCTGA
- the LOC132615232 gene encoding uncharacterized protein LOC132615232, which translates to MRLQLHFRHSNLPLLIQQIKNNSPIKPPKLPYGKKEIYNLAAPKRNIAKPITLQTLPKSKNISRNETSSKLVVLGAVSVGVMFFLMGFDDKNKALALGPEGPLMEEFWDNMRRYAIYALTVSTGVLWAVFEPIYELLKNPISAILILVIMGGSVYIVSQVVSAMVGITDFSYDYNY; encoded by the coding sequence ATGAGACTTCAACTCCATTTTCGTCACTCTAATCTTCCATTACTCATTCAACAAATCAAGAACAATTCACCTATTAAACCACCAAAATTACCATATGGTAAAAAAGAAATTTACAATCTAGCTGCACCAAAAAGAAACATAGCCAAACCAATAACTCTACAAACTTTGCCCAAGTCCAAGAATATTTCAAGAAATGAGACAAGCTCAAAACTTGTGGTATTGGGAGCTGTATCTGTTGGGGTAATGTTTTTTTTAATGGGCTTTGATGATAAAAATAAAGCATTGGCTTTAGGTCCTGAAGGTCCATTAATGGAAGAGTTTTGGGATAACATGAGGAGATATGCTATTTATGCATTGACAGTTAGTACTGGTGTTCTTTGGGCTGTTTTTGAGCCTATTTATGAGCTTTTAAAGAaccccatttctgctattttaaTCTTGGTTATTATGGGTGGCAGTGTTTACATTGTTTCTCAAGTGGTATCAGCTATGGTTGGTATTACTGATTTTAGTTATGATTATAACTATTAG
- the LOC132615231 gene encoding uncharacterized protein LOC132615231: MKSLFMVYVVLLLVSFSVIHINHALELAQEGGAIQERALIPRQKYTVTPARKLLQLPDIGFGDDGDVGGGDGTGGDDGTGGTGGDDGTGGNGGYDGAGGNGGDDGTGGNGGNDGGDGSENRIGPASCSKDRIIVTQGDTPPQPNGIPTYTVIIENACFSGVSNIHLSCGWFSSARLINPRVFRRLNYNDCLVNDGEPLNPGQSLTFQYANTFKYPLSVSSVSC; the protein is encoded by the exons ATGAAGAGCCTTTTCATGGTCTATGTGGTTTTGTTGCTCGTTTCATTCTCTG TTATACACATTAATCATGCATTGGAACTAGCTCAAGAAGGTGGTGCTATTCAAGAAAGAGCCCTAATTCCCAGGCAAAAATACACTGTCACTCCTGCTAGGAAGTTACTACAACTACCTG ATATTGGTTTTGGCGATGATGGTGAtgttggtggtggtgatggtACTGGTGGTGATGATGGTACTGGTGGTACTGGTGGCGATGATGGTACTGGTGGCAATGGTGGCTATGATGGTGCTGGTGGTAATGGTGGCGATGATGGTACTGGTGGTAATGGTGGCAATGATGGAGGTGACGGCTCAGAGAACAGAATAGGGCCAGCATCATGTTCAAAAGACAGAATTATAGTAACCCAAGGTGACACACCGCCACAGCCAAACGGCATTCCCACGTACACTGTCATAATCGAGAACGCGTGTTTCTCCGGTGTTTCCAACATTCACTTGAGCTGTGGTTGGTTCAGTTCAGCAAGGCTCATAAATCCCCGAGTTTTCAGGAGACTTAACTATAATGATTGCCTTGTCAACGACGGAGAGCCTCTCAATCCAGGGCAATCCCTCACTTTTCAATATGCCAATACCTTCAAATATCCTCTTTCTGTTTCTTCTGTTTCCTGCTAA
- the LOC132615437 gene encoding uncharacterized protein LOC132615437 isoform X2, translating to MAAENHVFISWEEHFISQEKGHRIVHYYLKDFSGEKILAVVGTERSIRHMRYVVSEDYLDAFGQTSTINSETKWQAKRDVVEWLTFLISKRHRSSANSNPSTSERRSASMAGLPNKGELPSKSKTEKSDISWSGTAWTCSGKLKHYPSFCRNGTTITVNSFAMVMGEGESHYLGYLEDFYENKKGQKKVKVQWFQHFQEVQCAIPQLEGHPREVFSTSHVQVIYAECIDGPATVLTPRDYEKYISLIPENLSSGLYMCFREFRNNKVIPFSLSKLDGYYNQTIFTMLCSRQKSKGHKFHEVKDLNREVPSRQGPSRSRSAREDPKLERQIKKAEPTCPKLKIKLPSRVPVGIQLVEPQCKRSFEVGDKLEVLSQDSGMRGCWFRCKVIQVSQKRLKIQYDDILDCDGPNKLEEWVPSSKVAASDKLGMRCIGRRTVRPRPPEGSPDHSFEVGAAVDAWWSDGWWEGVVAGFNDRRSGHLQVYFPGENRLLEIERKNVRISRDWIDDKWMEVEGKKDINMASTSKNSMNKEDTDVLNLKKRWCTDFLQGKKS from the exons ATGGCCGCAGAGAATCATGTATTTATTTCGTGGGAGGAGCACTTTATTTCTCAGGAGAAAGGCCATCGCATTGTGCACTACTACTTGAAGGATTTCTCGGGGGAGAAGATCCTTGCTGTGGTGGGTACTGAAAGAAGTATAAGGCACATGAGGTATGTTGTCTCAGAGGATTATTTGGATGCTTTCGGGCAGACAAGTACCATAAATTCTGAAACAAAGTGGCAGGCAAAACGAGACGTAGTGGAATGGCTGACGTTTTTGATCTCAAAGCGTCACCGATCATCAGCTAATTCAA ATCCCTCGACAAGTGAAAGGAGAAGTGCTTCAATGGCTGGTTTACCTAATAAG GGCGAGCTTCCTAGCAAATCGAAAACAGAGAAATCAGATATTTCATGGTCAGGTACTGCTTGGACCTGCTCTGGCAAACTTAAGCATTATCCTTCTTTTTGCCGAAATGGAACTACAATAACT GTTAATTCCTTTGCTATGGTCATGGGCGAAGGAGAAAGTCACTACCTAGGTTACTTGGAAGATTTCTATGAGAACAAGAAGGGACAGAAAAAAGTTAAAGTACAGTGGTTTCAACATTTTCAGGAAGTCCAGTGTGCAATTCCTCAGCTTGAGGGGCACCCTAGAGAAGTGTTTAGCACGTCTCATGTTCAGGTGATCTATGCTGAGTGTATCGATGGTCCTGCTACTGTTTTGACTCCTAGAGATTACGAGAAATATATCTCTCTTATCCCAGAAAATTTGTCTTCTGGTCTCTATATGTGCTTTAGGGAATTCAGAAACAACAAGGTCATTCCATTCTCTCTGAGTAAACTGGATGGGTACTATAATCAAACGATATTTACCATGTTATGCAGTCGACAAAAGTCAAAGGGTCATAAGTTTCATGAAGTAAAAGATTTAAATCGTGAAGTTCCTTCAAGGCAAGGGCCTAGTAGGAGTAGAAGTGCCAGGGAGGATCCAAAACTGGAGAGGCAGATAAAAAAAGCCGAACCAACTTGcccaaaattaaaaataaaattgccAAGCAGAGTACCGGTTGGAATTCAGCTTGTTGAGCCTCAATGTAAGCGGTCTTTTGAAGTTGGTGACAAGTTAGAGGTTCTTAGCCAGGATAGTGGCATGAGAGGCTGCTGGTTCAGGTGTAAGGTCATACAGGTATCACAAAAACGTCTGAAAATTCAGTACGATGACATACTGGACTGTGATGGTCCTAATAAGCTCGAG GAATGGGTTCCTTCCTCCAAAGTTGCAGCCTCTGATAAATTGGGCATGAGATGCATAGGACGCCGCACGGTTCGGCCCCGGCCTCCGGAGGGTTCTCCTGACCATTCTTTTGAAGTAGGAGCTGCAGTTGATGCTTGGTGGTCGGACGGGTGGTGGGAAGGTGTTGTTGCTGGTTTTAATGACCGTCGAAGCGGTCATCTTCAGGTTTACTTCCCTG GTGAGAACAGATTGTTGGAAATTGAAAGGAAGAACGTGAGGATTTCAAGAGATTGGATAGATGACAAATGGATGGAAGTTGAGGGAAAGAAAGACATAAACATGGCATCGACTTCAAAAAACTCGATGAACAAGGAAGATACCGATGTGCTTAATCTGAAAAAGCGATGGTGTACTGATTTTCTTCAAGGTAAGAAGAGCTGA